The DNA window GCCAGCTGGGTGGCCAAGGCCGCCAGGCACGCCCCCGAGCTGAGATTCGACATGCCCTCGGAGCTCAGTGTCCACGGCACCGAGGGCTATGTACACCAGATCCTCATCAACCTGGTGCAGAACTCGCTGGATGCCATGGAGGGCCAGGGCGAGCCGGTGGTCGAGATTCGGGTCTGGCAGGAGGGGGATCAGGCCATGGTCAGCGTGCGCGACCACGGCCCCGGCATCGCGGAACATGACCTGATCCGCATCTTCGATCCCTTCTTCACCACCAAGCCGGTGGGCAAGGGCACGGGGCTGGGGCTGTACATCAGCTACGGCCTGGCCAAGGACCAGTGCGCGGGGGATTTGACCGCGCGCAACCATCCCGAGGGCGGGGCCGAGTTCACCCTGATCATACCGGTGGAGGCCAGTGATGGAGACGGTTGAGCGATTCACCCTGTTGTGGTTGCAGTCGGGCGGATGCGGCGGTTGCAGCATGTCGCTGCTCAACGCCGAGTCGCCCGATCTGTACAACGCCCTGGATCTGGCCGGTATCGAGCTGCTCTGGCATCCCTCCCTCAGCGAGGCGGGTTCGGAGGAGTTCATCGAGCTGATCCGCTCCATCGTGCAGGGCCGTCGCCGCCTGGACGCCCTGTGTATCGAAGGCTCGCTGATGCGCGGTCCCCAGGGCACCGGGCGCTTCCATATGCTGGCCGGCACCGGCCGGCCCATGATCGACTGGGTGCGGGACCTGGCCGCGCGGGCCCGCTACACGCTGGCGGTGGGCAGCTGCGCCTGTTTCGGAGGGATTACGGCGGCCGGCGGCAACCCCGGTGAGGCCTGCGGCCTGCAGTACGACGGCTGGGCCGAGGGTGCCGTGCTGCCTGCGGACTGGCGTTCGCCGGGCGGGCTGCCGGTGATCAACATCGCCGGCTGTCCGGTCCATCCCGCCTGGGTGCTGGACACCCTGGCGCTGCTGGCCGCCGGGGCCTTGGGGGAGGACGTCCTGGACGAGCTTAGCCGGCCGCGCAGCTACACCGACCACCTGGTCCACCACGGTGGCCCGCGCAACGAGTTCTACGAATACAAGGCCAGTGCCGAAAAGCCCGCCGATCAAGGCTGCATGATGGAGCACATGGGCTGCCTCGGGACCCAGGCGCGGGCCGACTGCAATATCCGTCCTTGGAACGGCGGCGGCTCCTGCCTCAAGGGGGGCTATGCCTGCATCAACTGCACCGCCCCGCGGTTCGAAGAGCCCGGTCATCCCTTCACCGAAACGCCCAAGGTCGCGGGCATCCCCGTGGGCCTGCCCAGCGACATGCCCAAGGCCTGGTTCGTGGCGCTCTCGACCCTGGCCAAGGCGGCCACCCCCGACAGGTTGCGCGAGAACGCCACCTCCGAATACATCAAGATTCATCCCTCCACCAAGCGCAGGAGCGGGCCGTGAGTCGGCGTCTGTTCGGCCCTTTCAACCGTGTCGAGGGCGACCTGGAGGTGCAGGTGGAGATCGACGCCGGCCGGGTCACCGGCGCCTGGGTCAACCCGCCGCTTTTCCGCGGCTTCGAGCAGATCCTGCACGGCAAGGACCCGCGCGACGCCCTGGTCTATACCCCGCGCATCTGCGGTATCTGCTCGGTCTCCCAATCGGTGGCGGCGGCCGCGGCCTTAGCCGAGCTCATAGGCCTGGAGCCCCCGCCCAACGGGCGCCTGGCGATCAATCTCATCCTGGCCTGCGAAAACCTCGCCGATCATCTGACCCATTTCTATCTGTTTTTCATGCCGGATTTCGCCCGCGAGGCCTATCGGGACCGCCCCTGGTTCGAGGCCGTGCGTGCGCGTTTCAAGGCGCAGAGCGGCAGCGCCGCCGGCGAGGTGCTCCCGGCCCGCGCCCGGCTGCTGCACCTCACCGGCATCCTCGCCGGCAAGTGGCCGCACAGCCTCGCCATCCAGCCGGGCGGCAGCACGCGCGCGGCCGGTGCTCAGGACAAGGTACAGCTGGCGGCCGTGGTGGGCCTGTTCCGCCGCTTCCTGGAGCGCACCCTGTTCGCCGACCGGTTGGAGAACGTGGCGGCCCTGGACTCGGCCCAGGCCCTGGCGGCATGGGCCGAGGCCCATGCCGAGAGCGACTTCGGACGCTTCCTGCATCTCTCCGACGATCTGGGGCTGGATGCGCTGGGTCGGGCCTCGGACCGCTTCATGAGCTACGGGGCCTATGCCCAGGAGGACGGCCACCTGTTCCGGCGCGGGGTCTGGGACGGGGAACTGAGGGCCTTGGATCCGGCGGGCATTACCGAGGACGTCAGTTGCAGCTGGATGCAGTCCCAGAACGGCCCCAAGCATCCCTATCAGGGGGCCACGCTGCCGGCGGCCGAAAAGCAGGGGGCCTACAGCTGGTGCAAGGCGCCGCGGCTCAACGGTCAGGTGGTGGAGACCGGTGCCCTGGCCCGGCAGGTGGTGGACGGACACCCCTTGATCCGCGACCTGGTGGCCGCAAGCGGCGGCAACGTCCGCAACCGGGTGGTGGCCAGGGTGTTGGAGTTGGCGCGCGTGGTACCGGCCATGGAATCCTGGGTGCGCGCCCTGAAGCCGGGGGCGGCCTTCTGCGCCCACGCGCCGCTGCCCGAGGAGGGTGAGGGCGCGGGGCTGGTGGAGGCCGCGCGCGGCAGCCTGGGCCACTGGCTGCGGGTGCGCAACGGGCGCATCCTGAACTATCAGATCATCGCCCCCACCACCTGGAACTTCTCCCCGCGCGACGGCAGCGGGGTGCCCGGGGCGCTGGAGCAGGCGCTGGTGGGCACGCCCGTAGGTGAGCAGGGGCCTGAGGCCGTGGCCCTGCAGCACGTGGTGCGCTCCTTCGACCCCTGCATGGTCTGCACGGTGCATTGAGCGCGTACATCGGACGGGCGCCTCCCGTCCTGGTCCGAATCGGAGGTATCGCTATGTGTCTGGGAATTCCTGGGCGGATTGTGGAGATCGTCGACGGCGCGCAGGGCCTGGCCAAGGTGGAGGTCTCCGGTGTCAGGCGCGAGGTCAACATCGCCTGCGTCATCGATCAGGAGCATCCCGCCGAATCCTGCGTGGGCGACTGGGTGCTGGTGCACGTGGGCTTCGCCATGAGCCGCATCGACGAGGACGAGGCGCGCAAGACCCTGGCCCTACTGCAGGAGCTGGGCGAGGTCCGCGAGGAGCTTGCGGCTATGCAGGGGGAAGGCTGAGATGGACGAGCAAAGGCCGCTTTCGGGGCTGTACCCCTTTCTTCACGGCGGGCACAAGGACCCGGCGCGCGAGCACCAGGCGCTGCTGGAGTCGGTCCGACAGAAAAGCGCACACAGCCTGGAGGTGAAGGCGCGTTTCTACCGCGAGCATGCCGAGGAGGTGGTGGCCTGTGCCCGCGCCATCGCCCAGGTCTATCGGCACGGCGGGCGCATGTTCTCCATGGGCAACGGCGGCTCGAGCTGTGATGCGGCGCACTTCGCCGTGGAATTCCAGCACCCGGTCACCGCCGGGCGTCCCGCACTGGCGGCCATGAACCTGGTGATGGATACGGCCATGCTCAGCGCCGTGGCCAACGACCTGGGGCCGCGCCACGTCTTCACCCGCCAGCTCCAGGCCCACGCCCGCCGCGGCGACGGGCTCATCGGTTTTTCCACCAGCGGCAATTCGGAGAACCTCATGAGCGCCTTCGCCAAGGCCCGGGAGCTGGGGCTGGTGACCATCGGCCTGGCCGGCGGCGACGGCGGCCAGATGCGCCGCAGCGGACTGCTGGACCACTGCCTGGTGGTGGACACCGACTCCATCCATCGCGTGCAGGAGGTGCACGTGTCCCTGTACCACATCCTCTGGGACCTCACCCACACGCTGCTGGCCGACCACCGCGGCAGCGCGGGAGGGCAGTCGACATGAAGTACACCGACGAGTTTCGCGACCCACGGCTGGCCGAGCGCCTGGTCAGGGAGATCGAGGCGCTGGTGGCGGGCATGCCCCGCCTGCGCGAGCGTCCGCTGCAGATCATGGAGTTCTGCGGCGGTCACACCCACACCATCTTCCGCTACGGCCTGGAACGCATGCTCCCGCAGGGCATCGAGCTGGTGCACGGCCCCGGCTGCCCGGTGTGTGTGCTGCCCATGGGACGGGTGGACGACTGCATCGCCCTGGCCGAGCGGCCGGAGGTGATCTTCACCACCTTCGGCGATGCCATGCGTGTGCCCGGCTCGCGCAAGAGCCTGCTTGGGGCCAAGGCCGACGGGGCCGACGTGCGCATGGTCTACTCGCCCCTGGACGCCCTGGCCCTGGCGCGCCGGCATCCCGACCGCGAGGTGATCTTCTTCGCCCTAGGCTTCGAGACCACCATGCCCAGCACCGCGCTCACCGTGCTGCAGGCCGAGCGCGAGGGCATCGGGAACTTCTCCCTGTTCTGCAACCACATCACCACCGTGCCCACCATCAAGGCGGTGTTGGACTCGCCGGACATGCAGCTCGACGGCTTCCTCGCGCCGGGGCATGTGAGCATGGTGGTGGGGGAGGCGCCGTTCCAGTTCGTGGCACGGCAGTACGGCAAGCCCATCGTCATCACCGGCTTCGAGCCCCTGGACATCCTCCAGAGCCTGTGGATGGTCGTCCGCCAGCTGGCCGAGGGCCGCTGCGAGGTGGAGAACCAGTACTCGCGGGTGGTCCCCGCCGAGGGCAACCGCCCGGGGCTTCAGGCCATCGACCGGGTCTTCGAGCTGCGCGAGTTCTTCGAGTGGCGGGGGCTGGGCTCCATCGACCACTCCGGGGTGCGCATGCGCGAGGCCTATGCGCGCTTTGACGCCGAGCGCCGCTTCGCCGTGCCCAATCTCAAGATCGCCGATCCCAAGTCCTGCCAGTGCGGTGAGGTGATCAAGGGGGTGATCCGTCCCTGGGAGTGCAAGGTCTACGGCACTCAGTGCACGCCGGAGCAACCGCTGGGCGCCTTGATGGTCTCCTCGGAGGGGGCCTGCGCCGCCTACTACAACTACGGCGCGGTGAAGCCCGCGGCACAGGCGGCCCGCCGGGAGGTGGTCTCGTGAGCGCCGGGGGCGGACCCATGCGCAGAGGCCGCGCGCGCCTGCGCGGGGAGGTCATCACCCTGTCCCACGGCAGCGGCGGCAAGGCCATGCGCGATCTCATCGAGGACCTGTTCCTCGGCGGCTTCGACAATGCGATCCTCGCCACCCTGGAGGACCAGGCCCGGGTCGATCTGGCCGCCCTGGCCACCGCCGGCGACCGCCTGGCCCTGACCACCGATTCCTATGTGGTCGACCCCTTGTTCTTCCCCGGGGGCGACATCGGGGCCCTGGCGGTGAACGGGACGGTCAACGACCTGGCCGTGGGCGGTGCCAGGCCGCTGTATCTCACCTGCGGCATGATCATCGAGGAGGGGCTTGC is part of the Chromatiales bacterium genome and encodes:
- a CDS encoding HupU protein, with product METVERFTLLWLQSGGCGGCSMSLLNAESPDLYNALDLAGIELLWHPSLSEAGSEEFIELIRSIVQGRRRLDALCIEGSLMRGPQGTGRFHMLAGTGRPMIDWVRDLAARARYTLAVGSCACFGGITAAGGNPGEACGLQYDGWAEGAVLPADWRSPGGLPVINIAGCPVHPAWVLDTLALLAAGALGEDVLDELSRPRSYTDHLVHHGGPRNEFYEYKASAEKPADQGCMMEHMGCLGTQARADCNIRPWNGGGSCLKGGYACINCTAPRFEEPGHPFTETPKVAGIPVGLPSDMPKAWFVALSTLAKAATPDRLRENATSEYIKIHPSTKRRSGP
- a CDS encoding nickel-dependent hydrogenase large subunit; protein product: MSRRLFGPFNRVEGDLEVQVEIDAGRVTGAWVNPPLFRGFEQILHGKDPRDALVYTPRICGICSVSQSVAAAAALAELIGLEPPPNGRLAINLILACENLADHLTHFYLFFMPDFAREAYRDRPWFEAVRARFKAQSGSAAGEVLPARARLLHLTGILAGKWPHSLAIQPGGSTRAAGAQDKVQLAAVVGLFRRFLERTLFADRLENVAALDSAQALAAWAEAHAESDFGRFLHLSDDLGLDALGRASDRFMSYGAYAQEDGHLFRRGVWDGELRALDPAGITEDVSCSWMQSQNGPKHPYQGATLPAAEKQGAYSWCKAPRLNGQVVETGALARQVVDGHPLIRDLVAASGGNVRNRVVARVLELARVVPAMESWVRALKPGAAFCAHAPLPEEGEGAGLVEAARGSLGHWLRVRNGRILNYQIIAPTTWNFSPRDGSGVPGALEQALVGTPVGEQGPEAVALQHVVRSFDPCMVCTVH
- a CDS encoding HypC/HybG/HupF family hydrogenase formation chaperone — protein: MCLGIPGRIVEIVDGAQGLAKVEVSGVRREVNIACVIDQEHPAESCVGDWVLVHVGFAMSRIDEDEARKTLALLQELGEVREELAAMQGEG
- a CDS encoding SIS domain-containing protein — translated: MDEQRPLSGLYPFLHGGHKDPAREHQALLESVRQKSAHSLEVKARFYREHAEEVVACARAIAQVYRHGGRMFSMGNGGSSCDAAHFAVEFQHPVTAGRPALAAMNLVMDTAMLSAVANDLGPRHVFTRQLQAHARRGDGLIGFSTSGNSENLMSAFAKARELGLVTIGLAGGDGGQMRRSGLLDHCLVVDTDSIHRVQEVHVSLYHILWDLTHTLLADHRGSAGGQST
- the hypD gene encoding hydrogenase formation protein HypD, with the protein product MKYTDEFRDPRLAERLVREIEALVAGMPRLRERPLQIMEFCGGHTHTIFRYGLERMLPQGIELVHGPGCPVCVLPMGRVDDCIALAERPEVIFTTFGDAMRVPGSRKSLLGAKADGADVRMVYSPLDALALARRHPDREVIFFALGFETTMPSTALTVLQAEREGIGNFSLFCNHITTVPTIKAVLDSPDMQLDGFLAPGHVSMVVGEAPFQFVARQYGKPIVITGFEPLDILQSLWMVVRQLAEGRCEVENQYSRVVPAEGNRPGLQAIDRVFELREFFEWRGLGSIDHSGVRMREAYARFDAERRFAVPNLKIADPKSCQCGEVIKGVIRPWECKVYGTQCTPEQPLGALMVSSEGACAAYYNYGAVKPAAQAARREVVS